In Yersinia enterocolitica subsp. enterocolitica, one DNA window encodes the following:
- the leuC gene encoding 3-isopropylmalate dehydratase large subunit has product MGKTLYQNKTLYQKLYDAHIVYEAPNETPLLYIDRHLVHEVTSPQAFDGLRAMGRPVRQPGKTFATMDHNVSTQTKDINASGEMARIQMQELIKNCAEFGVSLYDLNHPFQGIVHVIGPEQGMTLPGMTIVCGDSHTATHGAFGSLAFGIGTSEVEHVLATQTLKQGRAKTMKIEVNGEVGPGITAKDIVLAIIGKTGSAGGTGHVVEFCGSAIEALSMEGRMTLCNMAIEMGAKAGLVAPDDTTFNYLKGRQFAPTGEQWEQGVAYWRTLKSDADAKFDTVVTLDAADIAPQVTWGTNPGQVIAVNQIIPAPESFSDPVERASAEKALAYMDLRPGIKLTEVAIDKVFIGSCTNSRIEDLRAAAAVAQGRKVASGVQAIVVPGSGPVKAQAEAEGLDKIFIEAGFEWRLPGCSMCLAMNNDRLEPGERCASTSNRNFEGRQGRGGRTHLVSPAMAAAAAVSGHFADVRDLSAATH; this is encoded by the coding sequence ATGGGTAAAACCTTATATCAAAACAAGACGTTATATCAGAAATTGTATGATGCGCATATTGTTTACGAAGCGCCGAATGAAACCCCGCTGTTGTATATCGATCGCCACTTAGTGCATGAAGTGACATCGCCGCAGGCCTTTGATGGCTTGCGCGCCATGGGCCGCCCGGTGCGTCAGCCAGGTAAAACCTTTGCCACCATGGATCACAACGTTTCGACACAAACCAAAGATATCAATGCCAGTGGTGAAATGGCCCGCATTCAGATGCAGGAACTTATCAAGAACTGTGCTGAATTCGGCGTGTCTTTGTATGACTTGAATCACCCATTCCAAGGCATTGTCCATGTTATTGGCCCAGAGCAAGGAATGACATTGCCGGGAATGACGATTGTTTGTGGTGATTCCCATACCGCGACCCACGGTGCATTTGGCTCATTAGCATTTGGTATCGGTACCTCAGAAGTTGAACATGTGTTGGCCACCCAGACGCTGAAGCAAGGTCGGGCCAAAACCATGAAAATCGAAGTCAATGGTGAGGTGGGCCCAGGCATTACCGCCAAAGATATCGTGTTAGCAATTATCGGCAAAACCGGCAGCGCCGGTGGTACTGGTCATGTAGTGGAATTCTGTGGCAGCGCGATTGAAGCTCTGAGCATGGAAGGCCGCATGACATTGTGCAATATGGCAATTGAAATGGGTGCCAAAGCCGGTTTAGTCGCACCGGACGACACCACTTTTAACTATCTGAAAGGCCGTCAATTCGCCCCAACAGGTGAGCAATGGGAACAAGGCGTAGCCTACTGGCGCACCTTGAAATCTGATGCTGACGCTAAATTTGATACTGTGGTGACCTTAGATGCCGCTGATATCGCGCCACAAGTTACCTGGGGCACCAATCCGGGCCAGGTGATTGCGGTTAATCAAATCATCCCGGCACCAGAGTCTTTTAGTGATCCTGTTGAGCGCGCTTCAGCCGAAAAAGCCTTGGCTTATATGGATTTACGCCCCGGAATCAAATTGACCGAAGTCGCGATTGATAAAGTCTTTATCGGTTCTTGCACTAACTCGCGTATTGAAGATTTACGTGCCGCAGCCGCAGTGGCGCAAGGGCGTAAAGTGGCCAGCGGTGTGCAGGCGATTGTGGTGCCCGGCTCCGGCCCGGTGAAAGCACAAGCCGAAGCGGAAGGTTTGGATAAAATCTTTATCGAAGCCGGTTTTGAGTGGCGTTTACCCGGCTGCTCCATGTGTTTGGCGATGAATAACGACCGCCTGGAACCCGGCGAGCGCTGTGCATCCACCAGCAACCGTAACTTTGAAGGGCGTCAGGGCCGTGGGGGTCGCACCCATTTGGTTAGCCCGGCAATGGCAGCCGCAGCTGCGGTCAGTGGTCACTTTGCTGATGTCCGCGACTTATCTGCTGCCACCCACTAA
- the leuB gene encoding 3-isopropylmalate dehydrogenase: MTKTYHIAVLPGDGIGPEVMAQANKVLDAVRQRFSIKISTSAYDVGGAAIDRHGSPLPPATVSGCEQADAILFGSVGGPKWEHLPPAEQPERGALLPLRKHFKLFSNLRPARLYQGLEDFCPLRSDIAAKGFDILCVRELTGGIYFGQPKGREGQGMHERAFDTEVYHRFEIERIARIAFESARKRGGKVTSIDKANVLQSSILWREVVTAIAADYPDVALSHMYIDNATMQLIKDPSQFDVLLCSNLFGDILSDECAMITGSMGMLPSASLNEQGFGLYEPAGGSAPDIAGKNIANPIAQILSLALLLRFSLGKDDAAAAIENAINRALEQGYRTADLAGDGTAIGTNEMGDIIAKFVAEGV, from the coding sequence ATGACTAAGACTTATCATATTGCCGTTTTGCCCGGAGACGGTATTGGCCCTGAAGTAATGGCTCAGGCAAATAAAGTATTGGATGCCGTGCGCCAGCGTTTCAGCATCAAGATTTCAACCAGCGCTTATGATGTCGGTGGCGCAGCTATCGACCGTCATGGCAGTCCGTTACCACCAGCAACAGTGAGTGGATGCGAACAAGCCGACGCCATTTTATTCGGCTCAGTGGGCGGCCCGAAATGGGAACATTTACCACCGGCGGAACAACCGGAGCGCGGTGCGCTGTTGCCATTACGCAAACACTTTAAATTATTCAGTAACTTGCGCCCTGCGCGTCTGTATCAAGGATTAGAAGATTTCTGCCCATTGCGCAGTGATATCGCAGCGAAAGGTTTCGATATTCTATGTGTGCGCGAATTAACCGGCGGGATCTATTTCGGTCAACCCAAAGGTCGTGAAGGCCAGGGGATGCACGAACGTGCATTTGATACCGAAGTTTACCATCGCTTTGAAATTGAACGTATTGCTCGCATTGCTTTTGAGTCCGCTCGCAAACGCGGCGGCAAAGTTACTTCTATTGATAAAGCCAATGTGTTGCAGAGTTCCATTCTGTGGCGTGAAGTCGTTACCGCTATTGCGGCGGACTATCCAGATGTTGCGTTATCCCATATGTATATTGATAACGCCACCATGCAGTTAATTAAAGATCCATCCCAGTTTGACGTCTTGCTGTGCTCTAACTTGTTTGGCGACATTTTGTCAGATGAGTGCGCCATGATTACCGGCTCTATGGGCATGCTGCCCTCTGCCAGTCTGAACGAACAAGGCTTTGGTTTATATGAACCTGCGGGCGGTTCCGCACCGGATATCGCGGGCAAAAACATTGCCAACCCTATCGCGCAAATTCTGTCTTTAGCCCTGTTATTGCGCTTTAGTTTAGGTAAAGACGATGCGGCGGCGGCTATCGAAAATGCCATCAATCGTGCTTTGGAACAAGGTTATCGCACCGCTGATTTGGCCGGTGATGGCACAGCAATCGGCACCAACGAAATGGGCGATATCATCGCTAAATTCGTGGCGGAGGGGGTATAA
- the leuA gene encoding 2-isopropylmalate synthase: protein MSQQVIIFDTTLRDGEQALQASLSVKEKLQIALALERMGVDVMEVGFPVSSPGDFESVRTIAQQVKNSRVCALARCVDKDIDVAAEALRIAEAFRIHVFLATSTLHIESKLKRSFDDVLAMAVHSVKRARNYTDDVEFSCEDAGRTPIDNLCRIVEAAINAGATTINIPDTVGYTTPYQFGGIITDLYQRVPNIDKAIISVHCHDDLGMSVANSITAVQAGARQVEGTINGLGERAGNCSLEEVIMAIKVRENMLGVHTNINHQEIYRTSQLVSKLCNMPIPANKAIVGSNAFAHSSGIHQDGVLKNRENYEIMTPQSIGLKEVQLNLTSRSGRAAVKHRMEEMGYQDKDYNLDSLYDAFLKLADKKGQVFDYDLEALAFINKQQEEPEHYRLDYFSVQSGSSVMATASVKLVCGEEIKSEAATGNGPVDAVYQAINRITDYPIELVKYQLSANGQGKDALGQVDIVVDHKGRRFHGVGLATDIVESSAKALVHVLNNIWRAHQVEIEKQRLQQNNQEMV, encoded by the coding sequence ATGAGCCAACAAGTCATTATTTTCGATACAACATTGCGCGACGGTGAACAAGCATTGCAAGCCAGCTTGAGTGTAAAAGAGAAGCTGCAAATCGCGTTAGCACTGGAAAGAATGGGTGTTGATGTCATGGAAGTCGGTTTCCCGGTTTCCTCACCTGGCGATTTTGAATCCGTTCGCACCATCGCGCAGCAAGTGAAAAATAGCCGGGTGTGTGCCTTGGCCCGCTGTGTAGATAAAGATATAGATGTTGCCGCAGAAGCTTTGCGTATTGCCGAGGCCTTCCGTATCCACGTGTTTTTGGCGACCTCTACCTTACATATTGAATCCAAGTTAAAGCGCTCGTTTGATGATGTGTTGGCGATGGCGGTACATTCAGTGAAACGCGCCCGCAACTATACCGATGACGTAGAATTCTCTTGCGAAGACGCAGGCCGTACTCCAATTGACAACTTGTGCCGTATCGTAGAAGCCGCAATCAATGCCGGTGCTACTACCATCAATATTCCTGATACCGTCGGCTACACCACACCATATCAATTCGGTGGCATCATCACTGACTTGTATCAGCGTGTACCGAATATTGATAAAGCCATTATCTCTGTCCATTGCCATGACGATTTGGGTATGTCGGTTGCCAACTCCATTACTGCGGTGCAAGCCGGGGCACGTCAGGTCGAAGGCACTATTAATGGTTTGGGTGAACGCGCAGGTAACTGTTCACTGGAAGAAGTTATCATGGCCATTAAAGTGCGCGAAAACATGTTGGGCGTACATACCAATATTAATCATCAAGAAATTTACCGTACCAGCCAATTGGTCAGTAAATTATGCAATATGCCAATACCTGCAAACAAAGCTATTGTCGGTAGCAATGCATTCGCTCATTCCTCCGGTATTCATCAGGATGGCGTGCTGAAAAATCGCGAAAACTACGAAATCATGACCCCACAATCCATCGGCTTGAAAGAAGTGCAGTTAAACCTGACTTCCCGCTCGGGCCGTGCCGCAGTGAAGCACCGGATGGAAGAAATGGGTTATCAGGATAAAGATTACAATTTGGATTCCTTGTATGACGCGTTCCTGAAGCTGGCGGATAAGAAAGGCCAAGTTTTTGATTACGATTTGGAAGCCCTGGCATTCATCAATAAACAGCAGGAAGAGCCAGAGCATTACCGTTTGGACTATTTCAGTGTGCAGTCTGGTTCGAGTGTGATGGCGACCGCATCAGTGAAATTGGTATGTGGTGAAGAAATCAAATCAGAAGCCGCCACAGGTAATGGCCCGGTTGACGCGGTGTATCAAGCCATCAACCGCATTACCGATTACCCCATTGAGCTGGTGAAATATCAACTGTCTGCCAATGGTCAGGGTAAAGACGCATTAGGTCAGGTTGATATCGTGGTTGACCATAAAGGCCGTCGCTTCCACGGTGTGGGGCTGGCTACAGATATTGTCGAGTCATCTGCTAAGGCGTTGGTTCACGTATTAAATAACATCTGGCGCGCTCATCAGGTAGAAATCGAGAAGCAGCGTCTGCAACAAAATAATCAGGAAATGGTGTGA
- the leuO gene encoding transcriptional regulator LeuO: MFEHNLVIDSQVTKKEGNDVHLRSVDLNLLTVFDAVMQMHNVTRAAQSLGMSQPAVSNAVARLKVMFNDELFVRYGRGIQPTARARQLFGPVRQALQLVQNELPGAGFEAKNSGRVFNLSICSPLDIRLIAPIIQRVNQLAPNVQLIVRSYLNENIEHQLRYQETEFVIGYTKFERSDFHHVSLSNDELVLAVSKNHPRIDNSITQEQLLSESHAIVSLDKVGSFSQLYYESAISTKNIAYESTDMNSVLNIVSQTSFVAIAPRWLVQTYSEALNLKLISLPWEETCRPCYLTWHESTDRDKGHQWMKELLSQLNIPS, translated from the coding sequence ATGTTTGAACACAACTTAGTAATTGACAGTCAAGTCACTAAAAAGGAAGGTAACGATGTTCATTTACGCAGTGTTGACCTTAATCTATTAACTGTTTTCGATGCTGTGATGCAAATGCATAATGTCACACGCGCAGCACAGTCACTGGGAATGTCCCAGCCTGCGGTAAGTAATGCTGTTGCTCGTCTTAAAGTGATGTTTAATGATGAATTGTTCGTGCGTTATGGTCGAGGTATTCAGCCAACGGCCAGAGCGCGGCAGCTTTTTGGCCCTGTTAGGCAAGCATTGCAATTAGTACAAAATGAGTTGCCAGGTGCGGGGTTTGAAGCTAAAAACAGTGGGAGAGTATTTAATCTATCTATTTGTAGCCCTCTGGATATCAGGTTGATAGCACCGATTATACAACGAGTTAATCAATTAGCACCTAATGTTCAGCTCATTGTTAGATCTTATCTTAATGAGAACATTGAGCATCAATTACGTTATCAAGAAACAGAGTTTGTGATAGGTTATACCAAATTCGAACGTTCAGATTTTCATCATGTCTCATTATCCAATGATGAATTAGTTTTAGCGGTATCTAAAAATCATCCACGTATTGATAATTCAATTACGCAAGAACAACTCCTTTCTGAATCACATGCGATTGTCTCATTGGATAAAGTGGGTTCTTTCAGCCAACTTTATTATGAATCAGCTATTAGCACCAAAAATATTGCTTATGAAAGTACTGATATGAACAGTGTGCTGAATATCGTATCTCAAACTAGCTTTGTCGCCATTGCTCCTCGCTGGTTGGTTCAAACATACAGTGAAGCGCTTAATCTGAAACTGATTTCCTTACCTTGGGAAGAAACATGTCGCCCATGTTACCTCACCTGGCATGAATCAACGGATAGAGATAAAGGACATCAGTGGATGAAAGAATTACTCAGCCAGCTTAATATTCCTTCTTAA
- a CDS encoding AMP-dependent synthetase/ligase, translating to MTQILDQYHLVRRLRQQISQRTDKVAFREWSPEGENQLTWRQIDTHVTRISAALLSLGAAIQERIGIFANNSMAWSLADLAILQIRGVSVPLYATNTTAQAAYVVNDADVRILFVGGQAQFDVAITLKPLCPQLSHIVVLDPGVDLRGCEYAQHLADFEQQPDAVQQHLLTARIEGCDLSDLFTLIYTSGTTGEPKGVMLEYRNMAAQLYLHDQRLTLTSDDTSLSFLPLSHVFERAWSFYVMHTGAQNVYISDTNWVRAAMQTVKPTVMCAVPRFYEKVFSAINDKVALAKWHRRMLFRWAVGCGERKFQNLQSGQTSSWLSEQMYKLADRLVLSKLRGVLGGKVRFLPAAGARLDDNIILFFQAIGINIKYGYGMTETCATVSCWEETDFRFGSIGKPLPGIEVRLGAENEIQVRGPIVMRGYFNKPQETAESFTEDGWLKTGDAGALDPQGNLFITERLKDLMKTSGGKYIAPQMIEGTLGQDRFIEQIAIIADTRKFVSALIVPCFESLEEYAHSINLKYHDRLELLRHSHIVSLFEQRLKDMQKELAKFEQVKRFTLLPQAFTMETGELTPTMKLRRKIILQRYQNEIDSMYRD from the coding sequence ATGACCCAAATATTAGATCAATACCACCTTGTGCGCCGTTTGCGCCAACAAATAAGCCAGAGAACCGACAAAGTCGCCTTTCGTGAATGGTCGCCAGAAGGGGAAAATCAGCTGACCTGGCGGCAGATTGATACTCACGTAACGCGGATCTCTGCGGCTTTGTTGTCCTTGGGGGCTGCCATCCAAGAGCGTATTGGGATTTTTGCTAATAACAGCATGGCCTGGTCATTGGCGGATTTAGCTATTTTACAGATTCGTGGCGTGAGTGTGCCGTTGTATGCCACCAATACAACGGCTCAAGCGGCTTATGTCGTGAATGATGCTGATGTGCGTATTTTGTTTGTCGGTGGACAAGCACAATTTGACGTTGCGATCACACTCAAGCCGCTGTGTCCGCAGCTTAGCCATATTGTTGTATTAGACCCTGGTGTTGATTTACGTGGTTGCGAATATGCTCAACATTTGGCTGATTTTGAACAACAGCCAGATGCCGTACAACAGCATCTATTAACCGCGCGTATAGAAGGTTGCGATTTAAGTGACTTATTCACCTTGATCTATACCTCAGGTACCACGGGGGAACCGAAAGGTGTGATGCTGGAGTACCGAAATATGGCGGCTCAGCTCTACTTACATGACCAACGTTTGACCCTGACATCTGACGATACTTCTCTTAGCTTCTTGCCGTTGTCCCATGTGTTTGAGCGGGCCTGGAGTTTTTATGTCATGCATACTGGCGCGCAAAATGTGTATATCAGTGACACTAATTGGGTACGCGCAGCGATGCAGACAGTAAAACCGACAGTCATGTGTGCGGTTCCCCGTTTCTACGAGAAAGTGTTCAGCGCCATTAATGATAAAGTTGCTCTGGCGAAATGGCATCGCCGGATGTTATTCCGCTGGGCGGTAGGGTGTGGCGAGCGCAAATTCCAAAATTTGCAAAGTGGGCAAACCTCATCGTGGCTCTCTGAGCAGATGTATAAGCTGGCCGATCGTTTAGTATTGAGTAAATTGCGCGGTGTTCTGGGTGGGAAAGTTCGCTTTTTACCGGCGGCAGGTGCTCGACTGGATGATAATATCATTCTGTTTTTCCAGGCAATTGGTATCAATATCAAATACGGCTATGGCATGACAGAGACCTGCGCTACTGTTTCTTGTTGGGAAGAAACAGATTTCCGTTTTGGCTCTATCGGTAAGCCATTGCCGGGGATCGAGGTGCGTCTGGGCGCTGAAAATGAAATTCAGGTGCGCGGTCCGATTGTGATGCGCGGCTATTTCAATAAACCCCAAGAGACGGCGGAGTCTTTTACGGAAGATGGATGGCTCAAAACAGGTGATGCCGGCGCATTAGATCCACAGGGGAATTTATTCATCACTGAACGGCTGAAAGATTTGATGAAAACCTCCGGCGGGAAATATATTGCGCCGCAGATGATTGAAGGCACCTTGGGTCAGGATCGATTTATCGAGCAGATTGCTATTATTGCCGATACCCGCAAATTTGTTTCTGCGCTGATTGTTCCATGTTTCGAGTCACTGGAAGAATATGCTCATTCGATAAACCTGAAATACCATGACAGACTAGAACTGTTGCGCCATAGCCATATTGTCAGTTTGTTTGAGCAACGACTGAAAGATATGCAAAAAGAGCTGGCAAAGTTTGAACAAGTTAAGCGTTTTACTCTGTTGCCGCAGGCCTTCACGATGGAGACCGGTGAATTGACTCCGACCATGAAATTACGGCGTAAAATCATTCTCCAGCGTTATCAGAATGAAATTGACTCCATGTACCGCGACTGA
- the ilvI gene encoding acetolactate synthase 3 large subunit, whose translation MEMLSGAEMVVRSLIDQGVKHVFGYPGGAVLDIYDALHTVGGIDHVLVRHEQGAVHMADGYARATGEVGVVLVTSGPGATNAITGIATAYMDSVPMVVLSGQVPSSLIGFDAFQECDMVGISRPVVKHSFLVKRTEDIPTVLKKAFYLASTGRPGPVVIDLPKDIVGPAVKMPYAYPEQVSLRSYNPTVQGHRGQIKRALQTILAAKRPIMYVGGGAINSACHEELLTLAEKLNLPVTSSLMGLGSFPGTHRQSVGMLGMHGTFEANMAMHNTDLIFAVGVRFDDRTTNNLAKYCPNAAVVHIDIDPTSISKTVEADIPIVGDAKQVLTQMLDLLPQIDCAQDFDSLRDWWQSIEQWRARDCLSYAKDSGKIKPQAVIETLHRLTKGDAYVTSDVGQHQMFAALYYPFDKPRHWINSGGLGTMGFGLPAALGVKLALPDETVVCVTGDGSIQMNIQELSTALQYNLPVLVLNLNNRYLGMVKQWQDMIYSGRHSQSYMDSLPDFVKLAEAYGHIGVSIRTPDELESKLADALTQLFETNRLVFVDVTVDETEHVYPMQIRGGGMDEMWLSKTERT comes from the coding sequence ATGGAGATGTTGTCAGGAGCCGAGATGGTGGTCCGATCGTTAATCGATCAGGGCGTTAAGCATGTATTCGGTTATCCCGGCGGGGCCGTACTTGATATCTACGATGCCCTGCACACGGTCGGAGGCATTGATCACGTGCTGGTGCGCCACGAACAAGGTGCGGTTCATATGGCCGATGGTTATGCACGTGCCACAGGTGAGGTAGGGGTGGTGCTAGTCACATCTGGCCCCGGTGCGACCAATGCCATAACCGGCATTGCAACGGCGTATATGGATTCAGTGCCAATGGTGGTGCTTTCTGGCCAGGTACCTAGCTCATTGATTGGCTTTGATGCTTTCCAGGAATGTGACATGGTGGGGATCTCCCGGCCCGTCGTCAAACACAGCTTCCTGGTTAAACGTACTGAAGATATTCCAACCGTATTGAAAAAAGCGTTTTATCTGGCATCGACAGGCCGCCCTGGCCCGGTAGTTATTGATCTACCAAAAGATATCGTCGGCCCAGCGGTGAAAATGCCTTATGCCTACCCTGAACAAGTCAGTTTGCGCTCTTATAATCCGACGGTGCAAGGCCATCGCGGGCAGATTAAACGCGCACTGCAAACTATTTTAGCGGCTAAAAGACCTATCATGTATGTCGGCGGCGGGGCCATTAACTCAGCTTGCCATGAAGAGTTACTGACTTTGGCTGAAAAGCTTAATTTGCCGGTCACCAGCTCCCTGATGGGATTAGGTAGTTTCCCTGGGACACATCGCCAAAGTGTCGGTATGTTGGGGATGCACGGGACGTTTGAGGCCAACATGGCGATGCACAATACGGATCTGATTTTTGCCGTTGGCGTGCGCTTTGATGACCGCACCACCAATAATCTGGCGAAATATTGCCCGAATGCTGCTGTGGTACACATTGATATTGACCCGACGTCCATATCAAAAACCGTGGAAGCTGATATTCCGATTGTTGGCGATGCCAAACAAGTTCTGACACAAATGCTGGACTTGTTGCCGCAAATTGATTGCGCACAAGATTTTGATAGTTTGCGTGATTGGTGGCAATCCATTGAACAATGGCGTGCCCGTGATTGCCTGAGTTACGCCAAAGACAGTGGAAAAATCAAGCCGCAGGCGGTGATCGAAACATTACACCGCCTGACCAAAGGTGATGCCTATGTCACCTCTGATGTCGGCCAGCACCAAATGTTTGCCGCACTGTACTATCCCTTTGATAAACCACGCCATTGGATCAACTCAGGTGGCCTGGGTACCATGGGCTTTGGTCTGCCAGCGGCCCTGGGGGTGAAACTGGCTCTACCGGATGAAACTGTGGTATGTGTCACCGGTGATGGCAGTATCCAAATGAATATTCAGGAATTATCTACCGCTCTGCAATACAACTTGCCGGTATTGGTCTTGAACCTGAACAACCGCTATCTTGGCATGGTGAAGCAGTGGCAGGATATGATCTATTCTGGCCGACATTCACAGTCTTACATGGATTCTCTACCTGATTTCGTCAAATTGGCCGAAGCATATGGTCATATTGGTGTTTCTATCCGCACTCCTGATGAGTTGGAAAGTAAACTGGCTGATGCTTTGACACAATTATTCGAGACCAATCGCCTGGTATTTGTGGATGTAACTGTCGATGAAACAGAACATGTTTACCCGATGCAGATTCGCGGCGGTGGCATGGACGAAATGTGGCTTAGTAAAACGGAGAGGACATAA
- the ilvN gene encoding acetolactate synthase small subunit yields the protein MRRRILSVLLENESGALSRVVGLFSQRGYNIESLTVAPTDDPTLSRMTIQTVGDAKVLEQIEKQLHKLVDVLRVSELVSGSHVEREIMLVKLQASGYGREEVKRCAEIFRGQIVDVTATLYTVQLAGTSDKLDAFLNAVREVAEIVEVARSGIVGVSRGDKIMR from the coding sequence ATGCGCCGCCGGATTTTATCAGTTTTGCTGGAAAACGAATCAGGTGCCTTATCAAGAGTGGTGGGCCTATTTTCTCAGCGCGGTTATAACATTGAAAGTTTGACGGTTGCACCGACCGATGATCCTACATTGTCGAGAATGACTATCCAAACCGTAGGTGATGCCAAGGTTCTGGAGCAGATTGAAAAACAACTGCATAAATTAGTCGATGTATTGCGTGTTAGCGAGCTGGTTTCCGGTTCACATGTTGAGCGCGAAATCATGCTGGTGAAATTGCAAGCCAGCGGTTACGGGCGTGAAGAAGTGAAGCGTTGTGCTGAAATCTTCCGAGGGCAGATTGTGGATGTTACCGCGACTCTCTATACCGTGCAGCTTGCTGGTACCAGCGACAAATTGGACGCATTTTTAAATGCGGTGCGGGAAGTGGCAGAAATTGTTGAAGTTGCTCGCTCCGGTATTGTTGGTGTGTCACGCGGTGACAAGATTATGCGTTAA